One Numida meleagris isolate 19003 breed g44 Domestic line chromosome 6, NumMel1.0, whole genome shotgun sequence genomic region harbors:
- the TP53I11 gene encoding tumor protein p53-inducible protein 11, translating to MAAKQPPPLMKKHSQTDLVSRLKTRKILGVGGEDDDGEVHRSKISQVLGNEIKFAVREPLGLRVWQLVSAVMFSGVAIMALAFPDQLYDTIFNEESVSSKTPIRLYGGALLSISLIMWNALYTAEKVIIRWTLLTEACYFAVQFLVTTVSLVESSRMATGAVLLLVSRVFFVLISIYYYYQVGRRPKKV from the exons ATGGCGGCCAAGCAGCCCCCGCCGCTGATGAAGAAGCACAGCCAGACTGACCTAGTGAGCAGGCTGAAGACACGCAAGATCCTGGGGGTCGGTGGCGAGGATGATGATGGCGAGGTCCATCGCTCCAAG ATTAGCCAAGTCCTGGGAAATGAAATCAAGTTTGCTGTCCGGGAACCCTTGGGGCTCAG GGTCTGGCAGCTGGTTTCCGCCGTCATGTTTTCTGGGGTGGCCATCATG GCCCTGGCTTTCCCTGATCAGCTCTACGATACCATCTTCAACGAGGAGTCGGTGAGCAGCAAGACTCCCATCCGGCTCTATGGAGGAGCCCTTCTCA GCATCTCGCTCATCATGTGGAATGCCCTATACACAGCTGAGAAAGTCATCATCCGCTGGACCCTGCTGACAGAGGCGTGCTACTTCGCTGTGCAGTTCCTGG ttaCCACGGTCTCCCTGGTCGAGAGTAGCCGAATGGCCACGGGTGCTGTGCTTCTCCTGGTCAGCCGAGTCTTCTTTGTCCTCATCAGCATCTATTATTATTACCAAGTTGGACGCCGTCCCAAGAAAGTCTAA